AAAACGGACGATTCGGCCCGGGAACGGCTAACAACAATCTCACGCGGAGCCGCGGAGGCACGGAGAGAACTTCGCGTGCTCTCCTCTGCGTCTTCGCGTCTCCGCGTGAGTCCCTTCTGTTGGGGCGCCCGCTCTCGGCGCGGCACGGTTTCTCCATCATGTTTCCGCCCGGCCGAGTGGTGCCGTCCAACCCCGATGGAGGTGTGCGTGCGCGCGACGGTGCTGCTGGTGGAGGACGACGTGGACAGCCGCACCATCTACGGCACGGTGCTGCGCCATTCGGGTTTCCTCGTGGTGGAGGCGGACGACGGCGAGGCGGCCGTGAGGTCGGTGCGCCTGCATCGTCCCGACCTCGTGGTGATGGACGCAGGGCTCCCCGGGATGGACGGATGGGACGCGACCGCCGCGCTCAAGGGCGATCCGGAGACGGCGTCGGTGCCCATCATGCTGCTCACCGTCCACAGCCAGCCCGCCGACCGGGAGCGCGCCGAGGCCGCCGGCTGCGACGCCTACGTGGTGAAGCCGCTGGACCCCGCGAGCCTCGTGGAAGCGGTGGGGAAGATGATCGCGGAGATGCGGCGGCGCGGGACCGGCGCGGGCATGGGCGCGGGCGCGGGGGCCCGGGACGCGGGGGGGTGAACGCCGGCGCACGCGAAACCGGG
This Longimicrobium sp. DNA region includes the following protein-coding sequences:
- a CDS encoding response regulator — protein: MRATVLLVEDDVDSRTIYGTVLRHSGFLVVEADDGEAAVRSVRLHRPDLVVMDAGLPGMDGWDATAALKGDPETASVPIMLLTVHSQPADRERAEAAGCDAYVVKPLDPASLVEAVGKMIAEMRRRGTGAGMGAGAGARDAGG